One genomic window of Candidatus Nitrospira inopinata includes the following:
- a CDS encoding MBL fold metallo-hydrolase → MTILTRAPRSHFVSLVPWCWVQLESDEPPGPFPFLGGVAPEVVAALEEVHRLLASSIDTAISDVFSKRAPLDDPNRGRRLEDAYAELVNSRPSLRRFLTCGRAQDGRFRWEFPTDPARSSTITNGGLRIFHSIKRQAIPLGFNRRPFGPAVGHLLGMLDGTRPIAEIETALTAAPREVGAFLACLLDMLDRHDCVVASPETSIRQRWFEIVQDQDTVHLGHAALLYRQRNEVLLFDPWLLPWFAESPEPSLWPSLLPTPSAVFLTHDHDDHVDPRTLLHLPKETPIIVPSRRNRKTLFYDYLSLLRELGFSRVIELAHGETWPFEGGAVVSVPFYGEDPCDLEMARNCYLISDRGYNVLVHADSGPANNGRSALTDGVIERLVARYGPIDVVFASQQQLLELRSHATHAPLSHPGRWLDVGENGYLTNAYLSELCRTAQAKLFVSYATGGADWYPDHLSFMFSRRNPARTALLTAHWEPPETLKELLSPHHCGYHYAQALDLFRPGEGEAITVVSTAAALAPVNLYRLDHGDPPFTTARK, encoded by the coding sequence ATGACCATCCTGACTCGCGCGCCCCGCAGCCATTTCGTGAGCTTGGTTCCCTGGTGCTGGGTCCAGTTGGAAAGCGACGAGCCGCCCGGCCCGTTTCCCTTTCTCGGCGGCGTCGCGCCGGAAGTGGTGGCGGCCCTTGAGGAAGTCCATCGTCTGCTGGCCAGTTCCATCGACACGGCCATCAGTGACGTCTTTTCGAAGCGCGCGCCGCTCGACGATCCGAATCGCGGACGCAGGCTGGAAGATGCCTACGCGGAACTCGTCAATTCCCGCCCCTCCCTGCGACGGTTTCTTACCTGCGGCCGGGCTCAAGACGGGCGGTTTCGCTGGGAATTCCCAACCGATCCCGCACGATCGTCAACGATCACCAATGGTGGTCTGCGCATTTTCCATTCCATCAAACGGCAGGCGATTCCGCTGGGATTCAACCGGCGACCGTTCGGACCGGCCGTTGGCCATCTTCTGGGCATGCTGGACGGCACCCGTCCAATAGCCGAGATCGAGACGGCTCTGACCGCCGCGCCCCGCGAGGTGGGCGCCTTTCTCGCTTGCCTGCTGGACATGCTCGATCGGCATGACTGTGTGGTCGCTTCACCTGAAACCTCGATCCGTCAACGGTGGTTCGAGATCGTCCAGGATCAAGACACCGTACACCTCGGCCATGCGGCGCTGCTCTATCGGCAACGAAACGAAGTGTTGCTATTCGACCCCTGGCTGCTGCCGTGGTTCGCCGAATCGCCGGAGCCTTCGCTCTGGCCCTCGCTGCTCCCCACACCGTCGGCTGTCTTTCTTACCCATGATCACGATGACCACGTCGACCCACGCACCCTGCTCCACTTGCCGAAAGAGACCCCGATCATCGTCCCCAGCCGGCGCAACCGGAAAACCTTGTTTTACGACTACCTCTCCCTCTTGCGCGAATTGGGATTCAGCCGGGTCATTGAACTGGCGCACGGCGAAACCTGGCCCTTCGAAGGCGGCGCCGTCGTGTCTGTCCCGTTCTACGGCGAAGATCCGTGCGATCTTGAGATGGCGAGAAATTGCTATCTCATCAGCGACCGGGGCTACAATGTCCTGGTCCACGCCGACAGCGGCCCCGCCAACAACGGGCGCTCGGCCCTCACCGACGGCGTGATCGAGCGATTGGTCGCCCGGTACGGCCCGATCGACGTGGTGTTTGCCTCTCAACAACAGCTTCTTGAATTGCGGAGCCATGCCACTCACGCGCCCCTGTCCCACCCCGGCCGGTGGCTGGACGTCGGCGAAAACGGCTACCTCACCAACGCCTACTTGAGCGAGCTGTGCCGAACCGCCCAGGCCAAGCTGTTCGTGTCCTACGCCACCGGCGGAGCGGACTGGTATCCGGATCACCTCTCATTCATGTTCAGCCGACGCAACCCGGCGCGCACGGCCCTGCTCACGGCCCATTGGGAACCGCCGGAAACCCTCAAAGAACTTCTCTCCCCTCACCATTGCGGCTATCATTACGCACAGGCGTTGGACCTCTTTCGACCGGGCGAGGGAGAGGCGATCACGGTGGTTTCAACGGCCGCAGCACTGGCCCCTGTGAACCTGTACCGGCTGGATCACGGCGATCCGCCATTCACGACGGCAAGGAAGTGA
- a CDS encoding VOC family protein, with translation MTQPLHRGLRHLALRVTNLPLSRRFYEQLLGMRAVWEPDPDNVYFSSGTDNLALHQIPTDELSAFQPPGAQFLDHLGVILESPEAVDRMYRELAPLIPPLGGHIVKEPKQHRDGSYSFYFADPDGNVIQALYEPTISRLRWVDEQP, from the coding sequence ATGACCCAACCGCTCCATCGAGGCTTACGCCATCTCGCGCTTCGCGTCACGAACCTCCCCCTTTCACGTCGGTTCTACGAGCAACTGCTGGGGATGAGAGCGGTATGGGAGCCGGACCCAGACAATGTCTATTTCAGCTCCGGGACCGACAATCTGGCCCTGCATCAAATCCCTACGGACGAGCTTTCGGCCTTCCAGCCGCCGGGCGCGCAGTTCCTCGATCATCTCGGCGTCATTCTGGAAAGCCCTGAAGCGGTGGATCGGATGTATCGGGAACTGGCGCCACTGATCCCACCCCTTGGAGGACACATTGTCAAAGAGCCCAAACAACATCGGGACGGGAGTTATTCATTTTACTTCGCCGACCCCGATGGCAATGTGATTCAAGCCCTCTACGAGCCAACGATCAGCCGCCTCCGGTGGGTGGACGAGCAGCCATGA
- a CDS encoding zinc-dependent alcohol dehydrogenase family protein: MKAMVLNQTGDVSENRLSLVERTVPEPGPKDVLVKIHVCGVCRTDLHVVEGELPNVRLPLIPGHQAVGTVVRVGRDVRDVQEGDRVGIAWLQGTCERCEFCTSGRENLCEAARFTGYQVDGGYAEYAVAPARFAYPIPRVFSDDEAAPLLCAGIIGYRALRLSGIKPGQRLGLYGFGAAAHIAIQIARHWGCHVYVCSLKAEHRELAKQLGAVWVGGASDMPPDHLHGSIIFAPAGELVPPALRALERGGTLALAGIHMSPIPPLDYDSEVFGERAIRSVTANTRQDGLDFLREAAAIPIKPHTVRFPLEEADRALQALKAGSFQGAAVLEIRSPS, translated from the coding sequence ATGAAGGCGATGGTGTTGAATCAAACCGGCGACGTCTCCGAGAACCGGCTCTCGTTGGTCGAACGGACCGTCCCGGAACCGGGCCCGAAAGACGTGTTGGTGAAGATCCACGTCTGCGGCGTCTGCCGCACGGATCTGCACGTCGTCGAAGGCGAGTTGCCCAACGTTCGACTTCCATTGATTCCCGGCCATCAAGCAGTAGGAACCGTCGTCCGCGTCGGCCGCGACGTGCGAGATGTCCAAGAGGGAGACCGGGTCGGCATCGCGTGGCTGCAAGGCACTTGCGAGCGATGCGAATTCTGTACGAGCGGACGGGAAAATTTGTGCGAGGCGGCGAGGTTCACCGGCTATCAGGTTGACGGGGGCTATGCGGAATATGCTGTCGCGCCCGCGCGGTTTGCCTATCCGATTCCGCGAGTCTTTTCGGACGACGAGGCTGCGCCTCTGCTCTGCGCCGGGATCATCGGCTACCGAGCGCTCCGTCTGAGCGGGATCAAGCCGGGCCAACGGTTGGGCCTCTATGGATTCGGCGCCGCCGCCCATATCGCGATTCAGATCGCGCGCCATTGGGGCTGTCATGTCTATGTCTGTTCCCTCAAAGCCGAGCATCGGGAACTGGCCAAACAACTGGGAGCCGTCTGGGTCGGCGGCGCCTCCGACATGCCGCCGGACCATTTGCACGGATCGATCATCTTCGCGCCGGCCGGTGAATTGGTTCCGCCGGCTCTGCGCGCGCTCGAACGGGGCGGCACCCTGGCCTTGGCCGGCATTCACATGTCGCCGATCCCTCCGCTCGATTACGACTCCGAAGTGTTCGGCGAGCGGGCCATCCGCAGCGTGACGGCCAACACGAGGCAAGACGGATTGGATTTCCTGCGCGAAGCGGCCGCCATCCCGATCAAACCCCACACGGTGCGCTTTCCCCTCGAAGAAGCCGACCGCGCCTTGCAAGCCCTCAAGGCCGGTTCGTTTCAAGGCGCGGCGGTGCTGGAAATCCGGAGTCCGTCGTGA
- a CDS encoding YceI family protein: MNGFFYRPRWIAAGAIWALLAGMSIEVHAETARWNIDPDHSLIEFRVAHVMVSKTTGRFLDYHGFVEMDADARTFKAIEAVINAASINTNHEKRDAHLRNEDFLDVQRYPTMTYKMKRYDKQGDKYSVVGDFTLRGVTKEVVLVGTFNGVSQDPWGNLRAGFSAEGKLNRKDFGMVWNKALDSGGLVVGDEVQIRLEIECIKEKK; encoded by the coding sequence ATGAACGGATTCTTCTATAGACCGCGATGGATTGCCGCCGGTGCCATCTGGGCTCTGTTGGCCGGGATGTCCATCGAAGTCCATGCCGAAACGGCCCGATGGAATATCGACCCGGACCATTCGCTCATCGAATTTCGCGTCGCGCACGTGATGGTGTCCAAAACCACAGGGCGATTCCTGGACTATCACGGGTTCGTCGAGATGGACGCGGACGCCAGGACGTTCAAGGCGATCGAGGCCGTCATCAACGCCGCGTCGATCAACACCAACCACGAAAAACGCGACGCCCATCTGCGCAACGAAGACTTCCTCGACGTCCAGCGGTATCCCACGATGACCTACAAAATGAAGCGTTACGACAAGCAAGGAGACAAATATTCCGTCGTCGGCGACTTCACGCTGCGCGGCGTGACGAAAGAGGTGGTGCTCGTCGGAACGTTCAACGGCGTCAGCCAAGATCCGTGGGGCAATCTGAGGGCCGGCTTCAGCGCCGAGGGCAAATTGAACCGGAAAGATTTCGGCATGGTCTGGAACAAGGCCTTGGACAGCGGAGGCTTGGTCGTCGGTGACGAAGTTCAGATCCGGCTGGAAATCGAATGCATCAAGGAGAAAAAATAG